One stretch of Streptomyces sp. MMBL 11-1 DNA includes these proteins:
- a CDS encoding P-II family nitrogen regulator: MKLITAVVKPHRLDEIKEALQAFGVQGLTVTEASGYGRQRGHTEVYRGAEYTVDLVPKIRIEVLVEDEDSEQLIEVVVKAARTGKIGDGKVWSVPVETAVRVRTGERGPDAL, encoded by the coding sequence ATGAAGCTCATCACCGCGGTCGTGAAGCCCCACCGGCTGGACGAGATCAAGGAGGCCCTCCAGGCCTTCGGAGTCCAGGGGCTCACCGTCACCGAAGCCAGCGGTTACGGGCGGCAGCGCGGCCACACCGAGGTCTACCGGGGCGCCGAGTACACCGTCGACCTGGTTCCCAAGATCCGCATCGAGGTCCTCGTCGAGGACGAGGACTCCGAACAGCTTATCGAGGTCGTCGTCAAGGCCGCCCGCACCGGCAAGATCGGTGACGGGAAGGTCTGGAGCGTCCCGGTCGAGACCGCCGTCCGCGTCCGGACCGGCGAGCGCGGCCCGGACGCCCTCTGA
- a CDS encoding ammonium transporter produces MPPGITTLAADAPGLSAANTGFMLICSALVMLMTPGLAFFYGGMVRVKSTLNMLMMSFISLGIVTVLWVLYGFSLAFGSDIGSVIGWSSGYVGLSDIGVTELWDGYTIPVYVFAVFQLMFAVLTPALISGALADRVKFTAWAVFIALWVSVVYFPVAHWVWGSGGWLFEMGVIDFAGGTAVHINAGAAAFGVILVIGKRVGFKKDPMRPHSLPLVMLGAALLWFGWFGFNAGSWLGNDDGVGAVMFLNTQVATAAAVLGWLGYEKLRHGTFTTLGAASGAVAGLVAITPAGGSVSPLGAIAIGAVAGVLCAMAVGLKYRFGYDDSLDVIGVHLVGGIIGSLLVGFFATGGVQSDVKGLFYGGGLEQLGKQAIGVVAVLAYSLVVSALIALLLDRTIGMRVSEDAEISGIDQVEHAETAYDFSGAGGGTVSRTTAPATDPTAAPTAAPKAKKVDA; encoded by the coding sequence ATGCCCCCAGGCATCACGACGCTTGCCGCAGACGCCCCCGGGCTGTCCGCCGCCAACACCGGGTTCATGCTCATCTGCTCGGCCCTGGTGATGCTCATGACCCCCGGCCTGGCCTTCTTCTACGGAGGCATGGTCCGCGTCAAGAGCACCCTCAACATGCTGATGATGAGCTTCATCAGTCTCGGGATCGTCACGGTCCTGTGGGTGCTCTACGGATTCAGCCTCGCCTTCGGCTCCGACATCGGCTCGGTCATCGGCTGGAGCTCCGGCTACGTCGGCCTCAGCGACATCGGCGTCACCGAACTCTGGGACGGCTACACCATCCCGGTGTACGTCTTCGCCGTCTTCCAGCTGATGTTCGCCGTCCTCACTCCGGCCCTGATCAGCGGCGCCCTGGCCGACCGGGTGAAGTTCACGGCCTGGGCGGTGTTCATCGCCCTGTGGGTCAGCGTCGTCTACTTCCCCGTCGCCCACTGGGTCTGGGGCTCCGGCGGCTGGCTCTTCGAGATGGGCGTCATCGACTTCGCCGGCGGCACGGCCGTCCACATCAACGCCGGTGCCGCCGCCTTCGGCGTCATCCTGGTCATCGGCAAGCGCGTCGGCTTCAAGAAGGACCCGATGCGGCCGCACAGTCTGCCGCTCGTCATGCTCGGCGCGGCTCTCCTGTGGTTCGGCTGGTTCGGCTTCAACGCCGGATCCTGGCTCGGCAACGACGACGGCGTCGGCGCGGTCATGTTCCTGAACACCCAGGTCGCCACCGCCGCGGCCGTCCTCGGCTGGCTCGGCTACGAGAAGCTGCGCCACGGCACCTTCACCACCCTGGGCGCCGCCTCCGGCGCGGTCGCCGGACTCGTCGCCATCACCCCGGCGGGCGGCTCCGTCAGCCCGCTCGGAGCCATCGCGATCGGCGCCGTCGCCGGTGTCCTGTGCGCCATGGCGGTCGGCCTGAAGTACAGGTTCGGCTACGACGACTCCCTCGACGTCATCGGCGTCCACCTCGTCGGCGGCATCATCGGCTCCCTCCTGGTCGGCTTCTTCGCCACCGGCGGCGTCCAGTCCGACGTCAAGGGCCTCTTCTACGGCGGCGGCCTCGAACAGCTCGGCAAGCAGGCCATCGGCGTCGTCGCCGTCCTCGCGTACTCTCTGGTCGTCTCCGCCCTCATCGCCCTCCTGCTCGACAGGACGATCGGGATGCGGGTCTCCGAGGACGCCGAGATTTCCGGCATCGACCAGGTCGAGCACGCGGAGACGGCGTACGACTTCAGCGGCGCCGGCGGCGGCACGGTCTCCCGCACCACCGCCCCCGCGACCGACCCGACGGCAGCACCGACGGCAGCACCGAAGGCAAAGAAGGTGGACGCATGA